In Capillimicrobium parvum, a genomic segment contains:
- the rnz gene encoding ribonuclease Z, with protein sequence MDLSIFFAGTAGSVPSARRGLPASLIRRGADRILIDCGEGTQRQLLRSVGLADITDVFLTHLHTDHWLGLPGMLKSFDLRDRDRPLTIHGPPGTRRLLEGLRPIWGGTGYEVTIVEPAAMEPIARDGYTISAIPVRHRGTAYGYALVEDPRPGRFDAALAERLGVPPGPAFGALQRGEVVNGVDPEQVIGPERPGRKIVLSGDTRPCETVAIAAHQADLLVHEATFTSEDADRARKTGHSTAAEAAALARDAEVALLALTHLSTRYAGRELRDEARAIFPRSEVPRDFDAIEIPFPEKGAPELVRWSGAPPPAPAVPAEAARP encoded by the coding sequence ATGGACCTCTCGATCTTCTTCGCCGGCACCGCCGGCTCAGTCCCCAGCGCCCGCCGCGGCCTGCCCGCGTCGCTGATCCGCCGCGGCGCCGACCGCATCCTGATCGACTGCGGTGAGGGCACGCAGCGCCAGTTGCTGCGCTCCGTCGGTCTCGCCGACATCACCGACGTCTTCCTGACGCATCTGCACACCGACCACTGGCTCGGCCTGCCGGGGATGCTGAAGTCGTTCGACCTGCGCGACCGCGACCGCCCGCTGACGATCCACGGCCCGCCCGGCACCCGCCGCCTGCTCGAGGGGCTGCGGCCGATCTGGGGCGGCACCGGCTACGAGGTGACGATCGTCGAGCCGGCGGCGATGGAGCCGATCGCCCGCGACGGGTACACGATCTCGGCGATCCCGGTGCGCCACCGCGGCACCGCCTACGGGTACGCGCTCGTCGAGGACCCGCGCCCGGGCCGCTTCGATGCCGCGCTCGCCGAGCGCCTCGGCGTCCCGCCCGGGCCGGCGTTCGGCGCCCTGCAGCGCGGCGAGGTCGTCAACGGCGTCGATCCCGAGCAGGTGATCGGGCCCGAGCGGCCCGGCCGCAAGATCGTCCTGTCCGGCGACACGCGCCCGTGCGAGACGGTCGCCATCGCCGCGCACCAGGCCGACCTGCTCGTGCACGAGGCGACGTTCACCAGCGAGGACGCCGACCGCGCGAGGAAGACGGGCCACTCGACCGCCGCCGAGGCCGCCGCGCTCGCCCGCGATGCCGAGGTCGCCCTGCTCGCGCTCACGCACCTGTCGACCCGCTACGCGGGCCGCGAGCTGCGCGACGAGGCGCGGGCGATCTTCCCGCGCTCCGAGGTCCCGCGCGACTTCGACGCGATCGAGATCCCGTTCCCCGAGAAGGGGGCACCCGAGCTCGTCCGCTGGAGCGGCGCGCCGCCACCGGCGCCGGCCGTCCCGGCCGAGGCGGCTCGACCGTGA
- the pyrR gene encoding bifunctional pyr operon transcriptional regulator/uracil phosphoribosyltransferase PyrR, producing the protein MRRTLVRIAHEIVEKNARPHGGDAKDPGGDALAIVGIHRRGAHLAARLKRLIDDLLEADVPLGDLDISFYRDDVESRPEEPEVHASHLDFDVDRRTIVIVDDVLYTGRTVRAAIEALFDYGRPARVQLAVVADRGHRELPIRPDYVGKNLPTSRFERVNVRVEELDGVDEVTISELEEALA; encoded by the coding sequence ATGCGGCGGACGCTCGTGCGCATCGCGCACGAGATCGTGGAGAAGAACGCGCGCCCCCACGGCGGCGACGCGAAGGATCCCGGCGGCGATGCGCTCGCCATCGTCGGCATCCACCGCCGCGGCGCCCATCTCGCCGCCCGCCTCAAGCGCCTGATCGACGACCTGCTGGAGGCCGACGTCCCGCTCGGGGACCTCGACATCTCCTTCTACCGCGACGACGTCGAGAGCCGGCCCGAGGAGCCGGAGGTCCACGCGTCCCACCTCGACTTCGACGTCGACCGCCGCACGATCGTGATCGTCGACGACGTCCTCTACACCGGCCGCACGGTGCGCGCCGCGATCGAGGCGCTGTTCGACTACGGCCGCCCCGCGCGCGTCCAGCTCGCCGTCGTCGCCGACCGCGGCCATCGCGAGCTGCCCATCCGCCCCGACTACGTGGGCAAGAACCTGCCGACGTCGCGCTTCGAGCGCGTCAACGTGCGCGTCGAGGAGCTCGACGGCGTCGACGAGGTCACCATCTCAGAGCTCGAGGAGGCTCTCGCCTGA
- a CDS encoding PASTA domain-containing protein codes for MNLGPRWTPGWLTLAIAGAAGFLLGVVVLVLARGVVHDEVRTQTIRRTKTVLVQPRVPNVVGLTVDEAQSRLDAKGYASTVSGGGFFGPDGSDTVAEQDPAAGATVGGGATIHLRVG; via the coding sequence GTGAACCTCGGCCCGCGCTGGACCCCGGGCTGGCTGACCCTCGCCATCGCCGGGGCCGCCGGGTTCCTGCTGGGGGTCGTCGTCCTGGTCCTCGCGCGCGGGGTCGTCCACGACGAGGTGCGCACCCAGACGATCCGGCGGACGAAGACCGTGCTCGTCCAGCCGCGCGTGCCGAACGTCGTCGGCCTCACCGTCGACGAGGCCCAGTCGCGGCTCGACGCGAAGGGCTACGCCAGCACCGTGTCCGGCGGCGGCTTCTTCGGCCCGGACGGCTCGGACACCGTCGCCGAGCAGGACCCGGCCGCCGGCGCGACGGTCGGCGGGGGCGCCACGATCCATCTGCGCGTCGGCTGA